From the genome of Glycine soja cultivar W05 chromosome 14, ASM419377v2, whole genome shotgun sequence:
tatttattattattttcctcaCTTATCATAATAAACTATGCATGTCAATGTTATTGTTTCCATTTTAATTAACCATGCTCAATTAACCAAGagaatattctttattttattttttcagtgtTTTGCTTACCATGTTATATAACTTAAAAGTTTCAAAGTCACACCTCTTGTGTAAATTGAAGTAGAAGCCGAATTTGTGCAGGCGTTGAAGAAGCCGAATAATGGGGTCTGTTTGCTCggctgagaaaaataaaaacaaagaggtTGGAGGGAAAACCTTGGGGAAGAAGCTTAAGAAGTTAAAAAGCATTGCAAAGGGAAAAGGAGATTGTTATTCAAATTCAAGGACTAGTGATCGTGGTACAAAGCAAAAGGAGCGAAACTCTGGATTTTCCAGTGAATTCAACTTATCCAATCCTAGtcgaaaagaaggaaaagaggTACTTTCCCTCTGCtgatttttgtttctaaagCTGAGTTAATTTGGTTGAGTGGTAACAAAATACATATTACTCTCCTGAAACGTAGAGTAAACACATATTTTTCTAAGATATTGTTTGTGAATTGAAGTCGAGCaaatattatacataataaCCTGTGATTGGATAactgtgtaaaatatttttccagaACATTCTAaccaaattcttttttaaatttgtaaggGACTTTCTTACTGTAACAATGTTTTGTTAGGAAAATAATTATGAGTTAATGATATATACGTGTGTGTGCAAGTTAGCTTGCCCAATGCCCAAAACTCGTAGGGTCCTACAAGTTAGTGAGTAAACTAACGATCCTAACAAATCAATAAAGAGTTGGGTCTTCCTGACAAATTACTGGCTTTAGGGGTAGGCATGGATTTAACATCACTTATATTTTACCttactcaaatttttttatatatttggaaTTAGAAAGAAGTATTCCCCAAGATGTTGTGGTCACTTCAATGCCATGAAAGTAGTGGAGCGACTTTGAGGGAAAaattatcatttgggcctaaaATTAGATCAAAGAACTCACTAGAGGAACTGCATATGTAATTATGATATCATCAACTTAAACTAAGATTATCGTAATGGATAGAGCAATGTGTCTAATAGAAAGAGGAATGACACTCTAGTGGAATGAAATTCAAAACTAAGGAGTGTAGTCATCGACTGCTCAAATCAAGCTTTAGGAACTTGTTAGAGACCAAAGAATGCCTTTTCCAATGTGCAAACAAGATTCTAATTCTGAGTGAACCCTGGTTTCTGCATGTAGATTTCCTTCTGCAAAAGCATTACTGAAGTTGAGTTGATGAGTGGGTCAAGACTTAGAGAAAGTAAGGGAGAGAACAATAACGGTAGCAGGCCTTGACTACAAGACTAAAAGCTTCTAAAATATCAAACCCTTCTCTCAAATTAAAGTCATTTCCAAATGAGGGCCCTTTACAACTAATCTAGCTTTAAGCTTTTGAACAAAACCATTTGCAtttttcttcacccaaaacaATCATTTACATTCAGAGGCAATTCTACCAAGTGGGAGAGGAATAAAGCTCCAAGTGCAGTTTTTACAAAGAGCATTTTAACAAACTATACTTGAATTTGTTAAAATACTCTCAAGTTTTAACTAACATGATAAAAAATCAATAGTTGAATTAGTCAAACTCACATTTTGCAGTCATTGAACCAGATGCATGTCCCTTCCCATTAAAAGTAAATCAACTAGTACCATGGCACTCTAAATTTCTTTGtcataaatcatataaatatttatttaagcaGGACACTGTCAATAATGCAACAGTAAGACACACTGCAGCCAACACTAGCTGGATTCtcaatttgaaaatttgtaCATGACAAATGTCAAATGGCCAGTTTGTTGCATATCACAATCACAACTAGAACTGGCTCTGACCAAGGAGCAATAGTAATGCAACATTTCTGTACAACATTGTATAAATTCAGAACGAATACAAACCTGGAGGCAAATATCTCTTTGAACCATTTGGGACAACAATTGACGTTGTGACAGCACAGTTATAAAGCACTCTTTAACTCCAAGAATTTCACACACACAGCAGAATTGTCCACAGAAAGTGAAAACACGTACTTGAAGCAGGGTCTGGCCAGCATTGGCTCAACAAAAGACACAAGCTTCAAAGCTGAGGTACAACACTGGTCTAACAAAGCAAGCAAATTGCAAGACGAAAAAGCCTTCGACATAATTAATTTGGCAAGCAAGGATGCAGCGTCAGCAACTGAAATATGGCACTGACAACCCACCTAAAGAACCTAAAAAATGAAATCGAAATTATTTCAGAACCCTACTACTTTGTAAATTGTAAGTTATGGCAAGATTCTGCTGTAGCAAGAGTTCtagaaaatataaaagcaactaaataaaaaaatattagtcacATTCCCCACTTTAAAATACACCaagttatttttgtatttatattttaattaactgGGACACATGACTAAATAACAACTTCTAGTTGCTAAGGATAACAGCATCTTCATAAAAACAAGAGTACCAAAGGCATATCCGAGTATGTATAAGTGCATAGCAAGTGCGAGGTGTGACTTATGAGAATGTAATGAGTTATGTATGGATGATCTATCAATTGTGTGAATATGTGACAGGAGTATGATCTGAGTTGATTCTGATTGAAGTATGTTCTGTATCACACAAGAGAAATACAGAGAAAAAGATGGATGAAGGTATCAAAACACAACCAAGGAGGTAAGTCTTCTTATTAGAAACTAGGGAAACTAGAagaaaatttttttagaaagaaaaagtgGTATTTTCTGTCCTTCAGACACCTTCCTATATTTGACGGAACCGtaatttaattcaaatcatTCCTTAGATAAATCTATTTCCGGCTCATAGCTtacataaaaagaataaaaatttatggCAATATCACTCATAGAAGGTCCTAATGATTCCAGCTTCCAAGCCATATTTTTACTCCAACTTCGAATCCTAGTTGGCATGTCCTTTCAAATCAAGTCATATGTCAACTTTCCTTTAAGTACATTACACAAGTAGTCCTGACAGCCAAAATCAGTAATTGGCTACAATTTTTGAAGATTTAAAAAGTTCAATAGCACAGAGGGTAGTTatcaaatacatttaaaaagGCCTAGGAAGTCAATTTTTATCTGCTCTCCATGCTAATTAGATTGATTAACAAATGAAGAAAGACAGACCCCTCAGTTCTTGTGCCAAATTCAACTATAATACTCGTATCTTAAATCCAAAACAATCTAAGGGATGCAACATAAAAGTGCAGCCTTACCTACTGATCAAGAGACAAGAATCATGGTAGCATAGTAGAAGTGCATCAGTTTCTCTTATTGACAATGTCCTTTTCCTTGATAATAATGACAGGGCATGGAGAATGGTGGGCGCAGTAGTTGCTTACACTTCCCAGGAACATCCTGTAagccaaattcaaattttttaaaacaagaatTGTCCAAAATGCTAATAGAATCAGATCTATTTGTATCTGCAGATAAAGGActaatgataaagaaaaaaattatataaaaggtTAAGAAGTTGGTTGTGTATTGAAGGCCTTTATAACTTTATAATCACATCATCACTAATGGTTGGCATCGGTTTATAATCACATCACTTCTCTGATATGGACTATGATTGCCAATTTGTCATCTACTAGCATCATATATTGCCAACAAATTTGGAAACATTTTATTGGGAAAGGCATGAAAGCATTGGAGTCTGAAAACTCGAGGTTCTACCCCAGTATAACAACAGTTCTACAATGTCCTAGCACTTGTTAACATTCTCAAAAAGGGTATAATAGTCCACATTGTTTATAAAGTCATTTTTGTGATGTGGTCCAAATCATGCTTTGCTTACTACGATAAAAGTATGTCTATATGCCAGTGTGAATTTATGGACTACTTTCTGGCAAGTATGCAGATTTGTCACTAGTTAATTTGTACCTCTTAATGGGGCCAAATGCACGAGACCCCATCACAAGCACATCAGCATTCAAATCCTGAACTGCTTCACAAATCTTCTCCTTTGGATCTCCTACAAGAACATGGGTTCTGACCTTACTCTGCCATAGATAAGAGAAGAATCAAAAACAGTAAACAATAGCTGACAATAACTTGAAATGGAACACTTGCATAAAAAGGTAGTGTCCCACGGTGTCGTGGCACTAATGTTTTCGGGTTGAGCTTTGaaggaaaaattaataaatatttttttaatttgataattttttaaaaataagaaataaattaatagattaacataaattatttgtCCTAATATTATACAGTACtactatttattttcataaatatcaggagtatataattttcttaatttaaaaataaaaaaaatcaccccTCCCTTCTCTGAAACCCCCATTCCCAAACACACCCTAGCTTCTAGCAATTTTCATAATATACCACTAGGCACTAGCTAAAGTTCTTTAGAAAAGTCGAAAGAGATTGAATCTTCACTTTCATAACTAGATTGTGAACATTATTCACTTTAGTCATAATTCgataaacttttattttgtgtCCGAAATTTAGGGCTAAAATGAAAGTTGTGTAAAGTCGAGTACGAAAGGACATAATGCTTACAATCGGACAGACAACAATGGAAATGTACTTCAAGAGAGAGTGACCAAAATAAAAAGTCATcggaaaatataataaacttttaaaaaaagaacaatatGATGAACGGATTcagaattctgaaatatataGAAAGTAGAGACAAGGAAAAATGttgaatagtaaaaaataagacAAATGCTAATAAATTTCCTTATAACATTAGCTaagtaaccaaaaaaaatatttgtattgaAATGTGTtgcgttatttttttaattttttttacgtttTCTTATGTTTTTCATAATAAAGGAGTACTTTCTTCTTTTGATTCATACTATGATTAACATGACATGCATTTAATTAGAAACATGTCTAAATTACATTCGAAGAATAGATAGCCGTAGCCACTATCCAATTCCATcgttttcaaacattttttatggTAAACTGcgtataaaagaaataagtaaAAGAGAAAGCTACAAAGCACAAAAGGGTCAGAGTcagattttacaaaaataaaatgtagtgagaaaaaaaggaataagaaaAACGCACGGTGAGGTTGAATTCGGAGCAAATTCCGAGGGCGTGATCGAGTACGGCGTTAGTGATGCGCTTTTGGTGCGCTTCAATGGCTGCAGTGAAAGCAGGAACTTCGAGATCACCTGAAGAGAAATCAAAGAAGTATTGGATCAATGCATTGACTTCAACTTAGAGAAGATAATCGATtagataattaagaaaaaaatatcgcGGATTCGATCCTgttaataaaaaacttaaactcAAAGATTGAATTGAAAGGTTAGGATGGGAATTAGAGAGAATGTAATGTACGGAACTGGGGCCACCGAAGGGGATGGCACCGGGATTGAGGCCAGTGGCGATGGAGGGCGGGGATTGGACGTGGAAGACGGTGAAGGAAGGAGCATCGGTGGAATCGGGTGCAGGGGATCGGAGCTTGAGGTTGTTCAGTGCCCAACGCAGCGCGTTCATGCTTTCCTCGCTGCCATCCACAGCTACCAACACGCAACTAAGGTTTCCTCCACTCGACATCTCTATCAGGTTTGGTTTCTCAGATGTGTCTGTCGTGTTCGCTTCTGGCCGATGATGAttgttgtttctctctctcctctctctttttctttgacttTGCTTGCTCCTGTTCGATTCGGACACCTCTTTGACTCGTTGCTTATCAAATTGTTGGCTTTTATTCACCGTTTTTAGAATTAGTTAAGGTAGGAGTTAGTATTgagtaaattatttattgaaccaATTACATTGACAATtttgataagataaaataaaatatatatttattgtaaaattaaaaattttaaccatcaattttatttcaaattattttaaatgatacaatccactctttaaatttttaaaagattcaatttgatatttaaatttttaaaaataaatcaatttgatctctaaacttttaaaaatttaatttaatttttaattttttttaaaataaatcaatttattctttaaatttttatgaacttgaggattaaattaaacatttttaaaatttatgaatgaaattaatttatttttaagaatttaagaatcaaattaaatttctttgaaaatttgaaaaccaaattaatccgtttaaaataattcagaaaacaattaagaattaagttattttaaaatgtactaacagaaaaaaattccaaaactcGTTCAACGTGATATCTTTTCTTTATTCAAAGTTCAATAGATGGATCGTAgacattagtttattttattttattttggaaaccACTTATTGTTTATCTTGTTCAAAATActacattttattaaaatatggtGTATGTTGATAAATACGTCATGTGTATTAGTtccaaatgaaaaataaaaagcttttgtaaaaaaaatatcaatacatTCTTCTTATATAAACATGTCATAAAATCACTTTATAGGTGGTTGtaccacattttttttatcctatgATTTATTCAATCTTTACATTAATACCATGTATTTTTCACACTAAATCAACCCTCTTCCTAATCAGGAGCTCCCCACCACTTTCACCACCAACAAGTGAGTTTGTCGTTGTCACTATCGTCATTACGTGTAATAATTGTTATTCAAGAGTACAAATGTATTAAAAAGTAGCGACATGTCTctaattttatgatttcttttgtgagatttgtaaataattgattttgtttgagTTTTATATAGTGGAGGCTTCATTTTGATGAttgatattgttattatttagatttgtaGGTTTAGGAAAGGAAGATTTGGAAGTGTTGCTAAAGAACTCGCTCAGCGAGCCAAATTAGCTAAGCGAGGCTAATCCGCTTAGCGAGGAAGCCAACTCGCCTAGCAAGAGAAGACCCCTAGAGAATGTAAAGTCAGAGAGCAGCGTGCTAAGCGTGCAGCCAATTCGCTCAGCAAAACCATTGTCTCTTCTCGCACTTAGCGCATCCACATGCGCTAAGCACCCAATCACTAACTCTCGCTCAGCGAGACATGCTCGTTGAGCGCACATTCATAATCTGAGAAGCCTAAAAGTCTTTAAAGTtgaaaaagaaagggaaaccAAGAGACATGCAGTGGGGGTGAGAAGAAAAACAGAGCATCAAGGCTAAGGGAAGAAAAGGAAGTTGTTTTCTTCATACCCTCACTTCACCACTCCATTTATATCATGTTTTTAACCTTGTAATATGGAGAGCTAAACACTTCATTGTTGGAGAGTTTTTCCACTGAGCACTCTTTATGTAAAAactctaactatctatttaatattatttgctaGTGTTCTCTATTTGTATCTGtggttatttttcatatatgtggcttgatcatccatTTATATACTTTGTTAGGATTTAAGTGTTGGGAAATGCTTTTAGtccttagaacttggta
Proteins encoded in this window:
- the LOC114383400 gene encoding universal stress protein PHOS34, whose translation is MSSGGNLSCVLVAVDGSEESMNALRWALNNLKLRSPAPDSTDAPSFTVFHVQSPPSIATGLNPGAIPFGGPSDLEVPAFTAAIEAHQKRITNAVLDHALGICSEFNLTSKVRTHVLVGDPKEKICEAVQDLNADVLVMGSRAFGPIKRMFLGSVSNYCAHHSPCPVIIIKEKDIVNKRN